The nucleotide sequence GGTTGCCGATGATGTCTCGCTGGAACTGATCTTCCCCAAGAAAAATGGAACCGAAGTAAACGGTGGGTCTGTTCGTGCGCCCGTTCGTACTCGACCGGGGATAAGAACCCCAGCGATAAGT is from Gemmata palustris and encodes:
- a CDS encoding IS3 family transposase, which codes for MRGWASIFDYAEALYNNNRHLSLGFLSPVEYERAHEQTHRLLRFHFSWGRSVPARHHRQPVSRYCALPLGTLPQ